The proteins below come from a single Papaver somniferum cultivar HN1 chromosome 11, ASM357369v1, whole genome shotgun sequence genomic window:
- the LOC113322990 gene encoding ribosome biogenesis protein BMS1 homolog isoform X3, with amino-acid sequence MYRMHEISELASFISVMDFHPLSWRAAHPYVLVKCFEDVTALERVDKDEKCDRDIILCGYLRGCDINKGTKVHIAGVGDFPLYGVTSLRDPFPLRCTHKKKRFRGKEIFKTGSYLKLEVRDVPFEMVKSFDRSHPILVGGIGSEEEYAGYVQVTLKRHSWHKKLLKTRDIIIVSIGWKRYQTSPIYAMEDSHGRLQMLDDTPEDMECRAIFWGPRAPPNTEVVVVQSLADHKAAFRILATAVVLDCNHAAKILKKCKRVGTPLKIINMTAFIKGMFTSDLVIDRFKNQRILTNSGILGKIKKAADKELVDGLKLKEGLSREGITECTFKDNIHMSDIVILHVWRQEEVSQFFNPLMTALDPTPSDRIWEHSILQCAEPVDVLPVSKDLVNKQEEIEENMTKNQQIKELLKKLEEKKKAKALKEYPVGSRRTLEQRRRVIFVEGEPRVRTFPKVRRKCSQVSSDF; translated from the exons AT GTACCGGATGCATGAAATTAGCGAACTAGCAAGCTTCATATCAGTTATGGATTTTCACCCTTTGTCATGGCGAGCTGCCCATCCTTATGTTCTGGTAAAATGTTTTGAAGATGTTACTGCTCTAGAAAGAGTGGACAAGGATGAAAAATGCGATAGAGACATAATTCTGTGTGGTTACCTTCGAGGTTGTGATATCAATAAAGGAACTAAG GTTCACATCGCTGGTGTTGGTGATTTCCCTCTATACGGGGTAACAAGCTTACGGGATCCTTTCCCTTTACGGTGTACTCacaaaaagaagagatttcgaggcaAGGAAATATTCAAGACAGGGTCTTACCTGAAATTGGAGGTCCGAGACGTTCCCTTTGAGATGGTTAAAAGTTTTGATCGATCTCATCCTATTCTTGTTGGAGGTATCGGGTCTGAAGAAGAATATGCTGGATATGTTCAG GTGACACTTAAGCGCCATAGTTGGCATAAGAAACTGTTGAAAACCAGAGATATTATCATTGTTTCAATTGGTTGGAAGCGGTACCAGACAAGCCCTATATATGCCATGGAAGACAGCCATGGAAGACTTCAAATGCTTGATGACACCCCCGAAGACATGGAGTGTCGTGCAATATTTTGGGGCCCTCGTGCCCCTCCCAATACTGAAGTTGTCGTTGTTCAGAGTTTGGCAGATCACAAG GCAGCGTTTCGGATTTTAGCAACTGCTGTTGTACTTGATTGTAACCATGCCGCGAAGATACTCAAGAAATGCAAGCGGGTCGGAACTCCTCTCAAGATCATCAATATGACTGCTTTTATTAAGGGCATGTTTACATCAGATCTTGTAATTGATAGGTTTAAAAATCAAAGAATCCTGACTAACAGTGGTATTCTGGGGAAAATCAAAAAG GCTGCAGATAAAGAGCTTGTTGATGGACTGAAACTGAAGGAAGGTCTGTCTAGAGAAGGGATCACCGAGTGTACATTTAAGGACAACATTCATATGAGTGATATCGTTATCCTGCATGTGTGGAGACAAGAAGAGGTTTCTCAGTTTTTCAATCCATTAATGACCGCGTTGGATCCAACTCCAAGCGACCGTATTTGGGAACATAGTATTTTGCAATGCGCAGAACCTGTAGATGTGTTGCCTGTTAGCAAGGACTTAGTAAACAAG CAGGAGGAAATTGAGGAAAATATGACCAAGAATCAGCAGATTAAAGAGTTACTGAAGAAGttagaagagaaaaagaaagcgaAGGCACTTAAAGAATATCCTGTAGGGTCCCGTCGAACACTTGAACAACGACGTCGTGTGATCTTTGTTGAGGGGGAGCCTAGAGTCCGAACTTTTCCTAAGGTCAGACGGAAGTGTTCTCAAGTTAGTTCGGATTTTTGA
- the LOC113322990 gene encoding ribosome biogenesis protein bms1-like isoform X2, whose amino-acid sequence MDLPRYRMHEISELASFISVMDFHPLSWRAAHPYVLVKCFEDVTALERVDKDEKCDRDIILCGYLRGCDINKGTKVHIAGVGDFPLYGVTSLRDPFPLRCTHKKKRFRGKEIFKTGSYLKLEVRDVPFEMVKSFDRSHPILVGGIGSEEEYAGYVQVTLKRHSWHKKLLKTRDIIIVSIGWKRYQTSPIYAMEDSHGRLQMLDDTPEDMECRAIFWGPRAPPNTEVVVVQSLADHKAAFRILATAVVLDCNHAAKILKKCKRVGTPLKIINMTAFIKGMFTSDLVIDRFKNQRILTNSGILGKIKKAADKELVDGLKLKEGLSREGITECTFKDNIHMSDIVILHVWRQEEVSQFFNPLMTALDPTPSDRIWEHSILQCAEPVDVLPVSKDLVNKEEIEENMTKNQQIKELLKKLEEKKKAKALKEYPVGSRRTLEQRRRVIFVEGEPRVRTFPKVRRKCSQVSSDF is encoded by the exons ATGGACCTCCCAAG GTACCGGATGCATGAAATTAGCGAACTAGCAAGCTTCATATCAGTTATGGATTTTCACCCTTTGTCATGGCGAGCTGCCCATCCTTATGTTCTGGTAAAATGTTTTGAAGATGTTACTGCTCTAGAAAGAGTGGACAAGGATGAAAAATGCGATAGAGACATAATTCTGTGTGGTTACCTTCGAGGTTGTGATATCAATAAAGGAACTAAG GTTCACATCGCTGGTGTTGGTGATTTCCCTCTATACGGGGTAACAAGCTTACGGGATCCTTTCCCTTTACGGTGTACTCacaaaaagaagagatttcgaggcaAGGAAATATTCAAGACAGGGTCTTACCTGAAATTGGAGGTCCGAGACGTTCCCTTTGAGATGGTTAAAAGTTTTGATCGATCTCATCCTATTCTTGTTGGAGGTATCGGGTCTGAAGAAGAATATGCTGGATATGTTCAG GTGACACTTAAGCGCCATAGTTGGCATAAGAAACTGTTGAAAACCAGAGATATTATCATTGTTTCAATTGGTTGGAAGCGGTACCAGACAAGCCCTATATATGCCATGGAAGACAGCCATGGAAGACTTCAAATGCTTGATGACACCCCCGAAGACATGGAGTGTCGTGCAATATTTTGGGGCCCTCGTGCCCCTCCCAATACTGAAGTTGTCGTTGTTCAGAGTTTGGCAGATCACAAG GCAGCGTTTCGGATTTTAGCAACTGCTGTTGTACTTGATTGTAACCATGCCGCGAAGATACTCAAGAAATGCAAGCGGGTCGGAACTCCTCTCAAGATCATCAATATGACTGCTTTTATTAAGGGCATGTTTACATCAGATCTTGTAATTGATAGGTTTAAAAATCAAAGAATCCTGACTAACAGTGGTATTCTGGGGAAAATCAAAAAG GCTGCAGATAAAGAGCTTGTTGATGGACTGAAACTGAAGGAAGGTCTGTCTAGAGAAGGGATCACCGAGTGTACATTTAAGGACAACATTCATATGAGTGATATCGTTATCCTGCATGTGTGGAGACAAGAAGAGGTTTCTCAGTTTTTCAATCCATTAATGACCGCGTTGGATCCAACTCCAAGCGACCGTATTTGGGAACATAGTATTTTGCAATGCGCAGAACCTGTAGATGTGTTGCCTGTTAGCAAGGACTTAGTAAACAAG GAGGAAATTGAGGAAAATATGACCAAGAATCAGCAGATTAAAGAGTTACTGAAGAAGttagaagagaaaaagaaagcgaAGGCACTTAAAGAATATCCTGTAGGGTCCCGTCGAACACTTGAACAACGACGTCGTGTGATCTTTGTTGAGGGGGAGCCTAGAGTCCGAACTTTTCCTAAGGTCAGACGGAAGTGTTCTCAAGTTAGTTCGGATTTTTGA
- the LOC113322990 gene encoding ribosome biogenesis protein BMS1 homolog isoform X4 encodes MHEISELASFISVMDFHPLSWRAAHPYVLVKCFEDVTALERVDKDEKCDRDIILCGYLRGCDINKGTKVHIAGVGDFPLYGVTSLRDPFPLRCTHKKKRFRGKEIFKTGSYLKLEVRDVPFEMVKSFDRSHPILVGGIGSEEEYAGYVQVTLKRHSWHKKLLKTRDIIIVSIGWKRYQTSPIYAMEDSHGRLQMLDDTPEDMECRAIFWGPRAPPNTEVVVVQSLADHKAAFRILATAVVLDCNHAAKILKKCKRVGTPLKIINMTAFIKGMFTSDLVIDRFKNQRILTNSGILGKIKKAADKELVDGLKLKEGLSREGITECTFKDNIHMSDIVILHVWRQEEVSQFFNPLMTALDPTPSDRIWEHSILQCAEPVDVLPVSKDLVNKQEEIEENMTKNQQIKELLKKLEEKKKAKALKEYPVGSRRTLEQRRRVIFVEGEPRVRTFPKVRRKCSQVSSDF; translated from the exons ATGCATGAAATTAGCGAACTAGCAAGCTTCATATCAGTTATGGATTTTCACCCTTTGTCATGGCGAGCTGCCCATCCTTATGTTCTGGTAAAATGTTTTGAAGATGTTACTGCTCTAGAAAGAGTGGACAAGGATGAAAAATGCGATAGAGACATAATTCTGTGTGGTTACCTTCGAGGTTGTGATATCAATAAAGGAACTAAG GTTCACATCGCTGGTGTTGGTGATTTCCCTCTATACGGGGTAACAAGCTTACGGGATCCTTTCCCTTTACGGTGTACTCacaaaaagaagagatttcgaggcaAGGAAATATTCAAGACAGGGTCTTACCTGAAATTGGAGGTCCGAGACGTTCCCTTTGAGATGGTTAAAAGTTTTGATCGATCTCATCCTATTCTTGTTGGAGGTATCGGGTCTGAAGAAGAATATGCTGGATATGTTCAG GTGACACTTAAGCGCCATAGTTGGCATAAGAAACTGTTGAAAACCAGAGATATTATCATTGTTTCAATTGGTTGGAAGCGGTACCAGACAAGCCCTATATATGCCATGGAAGACAGCCATGGAAGACTTCAAATGCTTGATGACACCCCCGAAGACATGGAGTGTCGTGCAATATTTTGGGGCCCTCGTGCCCCTCCCAATACTGAAGTTGTCGTTGTTCAGAGTTTGGCAGATCACAAG GCAGCGTTTCGGATTTTAGCAACTGCTGTTGTACTTGATTGTAACCATGCCGCGAAGATACTCAAGAAATGCAAGCGGGTCGGAACTCCTCTCAAGATCATCAATATGACTGCTTTTATTAAGGGCATGTTTACATCAGATCTTGTAATTGATAGGTTTAAAAATCAAAGAATCCTGACTAACAGTGGTATTCTGGGGAAAATCAAAAAG GCTGCAGATAAAGAGCTTGTTGATGGACTGAAACTGAAGGAAGGTCTGTCTAGAGAAGGGATCACCGAGTGTACATTTAAGGACAACATTCATATGAGTGATATCGTTATCCTGCATGTGTGGAGACAAGAAGAGGTTTCTCAGTTTTTCAATCCATTAATGACCGCGTTGGATCCAACTCCAAGCGACCGTATTTGGGAACATAGTATTTTGCAATGCGCAGAACCTGTAGATGTGTTGCCTGTTAGCAAGGACTTAGTAAACAAG CAGGAGGAAATTGAGGAAAATATGACCAAGAATCAGCAGATTAAAGAGTTACTGAAGAAGttagaagagaaaaagaaagcgaAGGCACTTAAAGAATATCCTGTAGGGTCCCGTCGAACACTTGAACAACGACGTCGTGTGATCTTTGTTGAGGGGGAGCCTAGAGTCCGAACTTTTCCTAAGGTCAGACGGAAGTGTTCTCAAGTTAGTTCGGATTTTTGA
- the LOC113322990 gene encoding ribosome biogenesis protein BMS1 homolog isoform X1, with amino-acid sequence MDLPRYRMHEISELASFISVMDFHPLSWRAAHPYVLVKCFEDVTALERVDKDEKCDRDIILCGYLRGCDINKGTKVHIAGVGDFPLYGVTSLRDPFPLRCTHKKKRFRGKEIFKTGSYLKLEVRDVPFEMVKSFDRSHPILVGGIGSEEEYAGYVQVTLKRHSWHKKLLKTRDIIIVSIGWKRYQTSPIYAMEDSHGRLQMLDDTPEDMECRAIFWGPRAPPNTEVVVVQSLADHKAAFRILATAVVLDCNHAAKILKKCKRVGTPLKIINMTAFIKGMFTSDLVIDRFKNQRILTNSGILGKIKKAADKELVDGLKLKEGLSREGITECTFKDNIHMSDIVILHVWRQEEVSQFFNPLMTALDPTPSDRIWEHSILQCAEPVDVLPVSKDLVNKQEEIEENMTKNQQIKELLKKLEEKKKAKALKEYPVGSRRTLEQRRRVIFVEGEPRVRTFPKVRRKCSQVSSDF; translated from the exons ATGGACCTCCCAAG GTACCGGATGCATGAAATTAGCGAACTAGCAAGCTTCATATCAGTTATGGATTTTCACCCTTTGTCATGGCGAGCTGCCCATCCTTATGTTCTGGTAAAATGTTTTGAAGATGTTACTGCTCTAGAAAGAGTGGACAAGGATGAAAAATGCGATAGAGACATAATTCTGTGTGGTTACCTTCGAGGTTGTGATATCAATAAAGGAACTAAG GTTCACATCGCTGGTGTTGGTGATTTCCCTCTATACGGGGTAACAAGCTTACGGGATCCTTTCCCTTTACGGTGTACTCacaaaaagaagagatttcgaggcaAGGAAATATTCAAGACAGGGTCTTACCTGAAATTGGAGGTCCGAGACGTTCCCTTTGAGATGGTTAAAAGTTTTGATCGATCTCATCCTATTCTTGTTGGAGGTATCGGGTCTGAAGAAGAATATGCTGGATATGTTCAG GTGACACTTAAGCGCCATAGTTGGCATAAGAAACTGTTGAAAACCAGAGATATTATCATTGTTTCAATTGGTTGGAAGCGGTACCAGACAAGCCCTATATATGCCATGGAAGACAGCCATGGAAGACTTCAAATGCTTGATGACACCCCCGAAGACATGGAGTGTCGTGCAATATTTTGGGGCCCTCGTGCCCCTCCCAATACTGAAGTTGTCGTTGTTCAGAGTTTGGCAGATCACAAG GCAGCGTTTCGGATTTTAGCAACTGCTGTTGTACTTGATTGTAACCATGCCGCGAAGATACTCAAGAAATGCAAGCGGGTCGGAACTCCTCTCAAGATCATCAATATGACTGCTTTTATTAAGGGCATGTTTACATCAGATCTTGTAATTGATAGGTTTAAAAATCAAAGAATCCTGACTAACAGTGGTATTCTGGGGAAAATCAAAAAG GCTGCAGATAAAGAGCTTGTTGATGGACTGAAACTGAAGGAAGGTCTGTCTAGAGAAGGGATCACCGAGTGTACATTTAAGGACAACATTCATATGAGTGATATCGTTATCCTGCATGTGTGGAGACAAGAAGAGGTTTCTCAGTTTTTCAATCCATTAATGACCGCGTTGGATCCAACTCCAAGCGACCGTATTTGGGAACATAGTATTTTGCAATGCGCAGAACCTGTAGATGTGTTGCCTGTTAGCAAGGACTTAGTAAACAAG CAGGAGGAAATTGAGGAAAATATGACCAAGAATCAGCAGATTAAAGAGTTACTGAAGAAGttagaagagaaaaagaaagcgaAGGCACTTAAAGAATATCCTGTAGGGTCCCGTCGAACACTTGAACAACGACGTCGTGTGATCTTTGTTGAGGGGGAGCCTAGAGTCCGAACTTTTCCTAAGGTCAGACGGAAGTGTTCTCAAGTTAGTTCGGATTTTTGA